The DNA region TATTATACCTGCCAGCAGTGTGGGCGACGGAGTGGTTCCCACGCCGGTGATGGTGGGGTCGTATTGCACGCTCATCACCGGCAGTCGCTTCGTGACGGTGGCTGGCATCATCTCGGGAATTTGGTGACGGTCTGCCAGTACTGCCATGACGGGATTCACGGTCACCCGACGGGGAGTGGCTACGGAGTGGGTGGGTTCAACGGGCTGCGCGTCCTTCGAACGGCCGGCCGAGCCTTCCTACGAGGCCTCCGGTGGGTGCTGCGATGACCGAGACGATGACCGCGATGTCCGATAGGAAGCTTGGCGTCCTGGCACTGAGCGTCGTAGTCCTGCTCGTGGGCGCGGTGCTCGTCTGGTATTCGTATCAGTGCACGGTCTGTCTCCTCGGCGACGCAGGACCGAATCCCCCACCGGGACGTGTGAACCGAACATACGCTTTTCGTCCTAGGCTTCATCGCGATAGTCGCCGGCGGTGCCGGACTCGTGTATAGTCTCGCCTCGAGATTCGCGTAGGAAGACACCACAGAATCCAGATCAGGATTCTCGACTAGGCCGTGAACTGGTTCTCGCTATGTCAGGCGACGCGTGTGCCGCCAGGGAGTGGCACAGTTCGTGGGCCGGGTTCGGCCATCACGATGTCGTCGTGGGGTGCTGACCGGACGGCGAAGGTACAGCCGACGACGGGGTCGAGTTCGTTCATCAGCCCCGGTTCTGTTCGGTAGTAGGCGAACGAGAGTTCTGCAATCTGTTGAACCTCGGCGCGCATTACTTGCGAATGTATCCCGGGAAGGAGTCGGTCTTCATCGAGCGAGGAGATCGCGAAGTCGATATCGAGGGCTTCGTCGATGTCGATGTCGATGTCGATGTCGGTATCGGCGAACCCATATCTTGAGCGTCTGTTCTCGTTCCTATCCCCGGCTCCGTCGGGGTCGTCATCGGTGACGTTCTCGTGGGCTCGCTGCGAGTGGTCGTCGTCGACGCCAAACGATGAGGGCGACATTGGGTAAGGGTGTCCCGTGGCGGGGCCCTCGAACTCGGGCATCGCGATGCCGATGGCGTCGGTGAGGATCGTCTTTGCGTAGGGCCCGCTGAAGAACAGGAGGTCCTCGAGGCGGGTTCGGCCGGAGATGCGGTCGACGTCGAGGACCTCGAAGCGGTCGGCCTGCGGTGCGAGCTGGTCGAGGAGGAAGTGGCCGTCGTTGGCGGCGGAGATAGCGAGTTGAAATTCGTCAAGAGCACGAGCGACGATGATGACGTACTCGGGAGGGTATCCGAGGTCGGTCACGGCGTGGTAGATGTTCGTGGCGGTGACGGGGGAGTACAGGGGAGTGGTGGATGGCGAATCGGTGTCGAACGGGTCGGTTGGAGTGGGGGTGGTCATCAGCGAGCGGTCTAGCCGCGTAATCGCTTATAAACCTCAGCAGGGCAGAAAACTCGAACCAGAGTGGGAAGGTTGTCGGAAGAGATGTCGATCGAGGTCGGACACCCCCACCCCTTTTTCGAGTTGTAACAGAACGAGGGGGGTGGGGGGTCACTGCCGCGTTGCGGCTCGAACAGGCTGTATTCCACGATTCCAGCGGTTACAAACACCGTATCGCCCATTTTCAACAGTGTACTACAATAAAGGAAACTTTATGTAGTACGGTAGCATACCATAACCGCACTAGATAATACCTACGAACGATACGTAAGTTTTCTTACGTATCCGTGAGTGGTGAGGGGATCGTGGGTTAACCTCTGATAACCGTGCTCTGACGACCTCTCCCGTTCGTCCTTGCTGTTCTGGTCGTGTTCAACAGCATCTCTCCCCGTGTCATCGCTGTCCGTTACAACTCGAAAAAGGGGTGGGGGTGTGGGTTGATTCCTCGAGGACGCTTCGTGATCTCCACCGAGTGCTGTCCGTGGTTTGCCCTGTGGTCCTGTATTCGAGGCTCGTGTGGAACTCGTTCACCTTATTCTCACCATTTGATACAATCGTCCATCTCGTGATTCTCAAAACTGTGTTAGAAGCTCCCAAGACGTTACAACTCGAAAAAGGGGTGTGTCTCAATATTCTATTCAGTCTTTGACAAGACGTTACAACGCGAAATAGGGGTGTGCCGCTCCGTCGACAGCGGTTCGAGCCTGAAAAAGAAGAGATAGCCGACTCAGTCACTCCGTCGGTTGAATCTTCGCGTTTACAAATCGAAATCGGTGCCCTTCAGTTATTTATACTAGGCCTACAGAGGATGGAGACATGGGTGATGGACCGCCGGATATAGATAATCAGCCGGAACAGTCTGGTTCTATAGACGAAGTTCCGAGAGATGAGGGGAGCAATTCTGACGGGTCCGACACCAGTCAATCTACATTCGGTGATTCGGGGAGCGGCATCTCGATCATGGACGAACTCCAATCCGAATCTGTCGAAACCGTCTTCGAGAACAAGGATCTGGTTCGCCCCGACACCATCATCGACGAAGATCGAATCGTTGGTCGCGATGACCAGCTGAAGACCGTCATCACGAATCTAAAGCCCGCGCTCCAGGGTCAGGGGATTCCGGATATGTTGTTGACCGGACCGTCTGGAACCGGGAAGTCGCTGATTATCCACGCGGTCTGTAAGAAAATCGTCGAGCTGAGCGAGGCTCAGGGAATGCGGTTCGGTGTGTTTTCGATAAACTGCGAGGGACCCGGCACCACCAGTCGCGCTGTCTATCGTCTTATCCAGGAAGCGACGATGAATATCGAGGAGGAACCTGGTGTTCCCGAGAGTGGTGTCTCGACAGACCAGAAACTCGAGCGCCTCTGGGAAATCATGCGCGAGCACTACGATGGCGTCATCTTCGTTCTCGACGAAATCGACATGCTCGATGGTCCATACTCTGAACCAGAATACAATTCGCTTCTCTACCAGTTGTCCCGAGCTCGCGATCTCGGTAGCTTTGATGGTCCCGTCTCTGTGACTGCGATTACCAACTACGTCGATTTCATGTCTGATCTCAACAGCCGCGCAAATAGCTCGTTCAATCCTGACGAGGTTTTCTTCGAGGATTACGATGCGACGCAGCTCCGACACATCCTCCGAAACCGCGAAGACGCATTCAAACAGGAAGCTCTCGCGAGTGACGTCGTTCCGCTCGTGGCTGCGTTCGGCTCGCAAACCCATGGTGATGCACGGAAGGCTATCGACCTCCTTCGGTGGTCCGGCGAATTAGCCGATAAGCAGGGGGATGAACGGGTGTTGGAAACCCACGTCCGGACTGCTCAGGAACGATACGACTCCGATCGAAAATTGCGACACATCGGCGGGCTGTCGACTCAAAAGAAGCTCTGTATTTTCGCCGTCGCCGCAACGGACTATTATTCAAATGTGAGTGTCGACTGGATTCCCGCTGGCCCTTCCTACAGTCTCTATCAGTACGTCTGTGATGTCCTCGATTCGGACTCCTATGGACGAGAAACCTTCGTCAACCACGTCACTGAGCAGGCGACCTACGGTATCCTCGAGTTCGACCGACGTGGTCGTGGGAGGGGCAAAGGCATCCACATGCACTTTGATCTCGCTGAGGACCCCGAGTCAATCATGGAACGAATACTGGAGGACGACCGCTTCTCAGAGTTAGAGCGCGAAGAGGAGATGATGCGATCGGTCGCCAAGTCGCAGATGAACTCGTTTCTGAATTGAAGCGCGATTACGAACTCTCCCCCACCCTCCGGTCTTTACAACACGAAATAGGGGGGTCATCGGACAATACCCTTCGATAGTCATGCCGAATGTCGCGTTACAACTCGAAATAGGGGTGTCCACCACCCTGTCCGCTGTTCTTGTGAGTACCCTCTTCGCTTACAACTCGAAATAGGGGGGTGGTCCTTCGAGCGGGTTAACAATTCAATACTCCCGCTGGTTCTCACACCCCTTTGTTTCTACTCGACACTTTGAGCCAACGACTTCAATATAAGAAACCGGCTTAGATGAGCTGGAAGCCGCGAATTCTCTATATTTACAACTCGAAAAAGGGGTGTGTTACAACACGAAATAGGGGTGTCTGCCCACGTCCCTACCCCCTTCACAACGCGAAATAGGGGTGTGGTCAGCTCCAGTTCGTAATGCCGATTATCTGAGTTCCATCGAGTTCTCGTCGAATGTCGGTCCGATCCCAGCCGAACGGAGACAGTATACTCTCGACTGCTCTGACGAGCTGAACCTCGTAGTAGGAGGCGTCGTAGGTGTTGATATCTTCGTGGGCGAGGGCCACCCGGTCTCGCGAGGATTTCTCGTTGTCGACGACCACGTACTCAATATCCTGGCCCGGGTGGATAGCAAAGTCCTGATTGCGAGTCCGTTTCAGCGCCGCAACGCTCTACCGAAACTACAAAATATTTTGTTTCAATAATATAATACAGAATATTTCACAACAGGTTACGTAGTCTAATGTGAAACTAGATCCTGAGTAACCACAAGACGGGAAGAGTGTTATCAACAGAACCACTCGAACAGGTCGAAAATGGGGTTTGAATGGGATTTTATATACTGCGGGCTACCTGTATTCGACAATGAGTGACTCGTCGGACGATTATACACTTGAAGATGCGAAAGACGAAGTCGGAATTCTTCGCCGTGTAACCGACGACGTCGTCGAAGCAATCCGGAATGCAGAGAGCGAAGACGTACTGGAGTTTTTGATCGAGGACGAGAAACTCGACGTGGTCCACGACGGTGAACGTGGTCTGGGTCGGATTCGACGTGCTGTGCTTGAGTCACCGCTGGCTTCAGACCGCCTCAAGCGCGTCGTAAGTCTCCGCGGTGACGAAACGCCCGAAGAGATACTCGTTCCGAAAGATGTCGAACGCAACGCCAAAGTCGCCCTTGAAGCCGGGAAGCCCGTCGTCCTGTACGGACCGACCGGAACAGGGAAGACGACCTTCGCCAAGCAGCTCGCCCGTGAGACCGGTATCGGGTACGCGCTCAACACTGCGACCCCCTCGTGGACGCCGTCGGACATCATCGGCGGCATCAGCCCGGACTACACCGGTGACTCCCTAAGCTACCGGACGAAACTCGGCTGCGTGTCTGAAGCCGTTCAGCGTGCCCGCCAATTCGACGTCGAGTACGGCGTCATCCTCGACGAGATCACGCGAGCCGACATCTCGAAGATTTTCGGCCCATTGTACACCGCCATCGAGAATCCCCATCAGACCATCTTCGAGACCGACGAGGGTGAGACCATTGAACTGGACGAGCGGGTGAACATCATCTGTACGATGAACATGTCCGACCGGACGGTGAACGAACTCGACAACGCGATCACCCGCCGGTTCGCCATGATCGAGTTGGACGAGTACGAGGAGGACAAGCGCCGACAGCTGTTCAAAGACTGGATCACCACGCACGTTACCGACCACACGGACCTCGGCGAAAGCGAGATTCTCCGTCTGTTCGAGCGGGACTATCAGGGGATCAACCACGGCCACGAATCGACGTCGCAAGGGTCGATTATGCGCTTCGGCCCGATGCACTATCGCGACGTCGCCGTCTTCCTTGGCGTCGGCTGTCGAGAAGGCGGAGTGTACGAGTATGACCAGACAGATGCGGTCGGACAGGCGTTCCGGACGTACATCGTTCCGCGACTCCTGAACGCCGCCGCATTCCCGCAGATTGAGCGAATCGCGGAACACTACCGCGCGATGAACGGCGAATTCGAGGAGTTCGATCTCGCCCCTGCGGCTGAGCTCGCCGAACGGGAACTCGAACAGGAACGACGCCAGATGGGCTCCTACGAGTAATGAGCACCGTTGACGAAGTCTACGAGTACGGGCAGGACACCTTCAATATCCCCGAACGCGGGGAAATCCGGATAGAGGGCTGTCCGTCGTCCATCGGGGACCAACTTCGTCGCGCATCTTTCACACAGCAGAGTCCCGGCGTCTTCACGAAGAGTCAAGCAGCACTCGACGGCGAGCAGGAGTACGAAGTCGTCACGGTCACCGTAGACGGCGACGAGAACGAGGTCCTCCACGTCGAAGCGACGGACATTATTGGCGTCGTGAGCCTCACACCGTCGTCAAAGGTCCAGGTCGATCCGAAGATCGACTGGGAGCACATCTTCGATATGCTGCTGGCGGTCTACGACCAGAACCGCTCCATCGAATACCACGGGATCCCGCTACAGGACTTCCTCTCCGATGACATCCATCTCGACGATGTCTTCGTCGTGCTGGCGATCAACTACCTCGATGGGTTAGAGACGATCCACCGGCAGGGGTACATCCGCGACTTGGTTATCCGACGGCTCGACAGTCTGGACGGTCGGGGAGAAATCGACGTCGAACAGACGCTTATGAACCACGCACGGGGGACGCTGGAGCCACATTGGATCCGCAACGAGACCGAGTACGACAACGCCGCGAACTCGCTACTCCACTACGCGGGGAAGACGCTGCTTCGGCTCTTTCGGCAGAACTCCCACGAGAACGACCACCCTGCATACGACCGTATCTTCTCAGAGGTTCACCGAGAGGTGGAGCGCCTGGAGAGTATGGGTGTTAGCAGCGGATTAGACCGGATGGACGCGTATCGACGTCTCTCACTTACCGACCTCCCGAAGCAACGCCGGTACTACCAGAAGGCGTTCGACGTTGCCAAAGCGGTGATGTCGTCGTCACTCGGCCAGCAACTCCGAGACGGCCCGCGAGAACTGGTCGTGGACTACGTTTTGAATATGGAGTCGCTGTTCGAGCAGTACTCCCAGGTCGTCATTGAGCGGGAGCTCTCGTATATCAAGTCCTACGACCACCTCGGCGGCCTCGACGACGTGACGCCTGTCCGATCACCGTCCGTGAACCCGTTTGAGGGTGAGGGCCAGATCTACCACGAACCGGACCACGCGCTACAGGAGGGCGACCAGACACTAGCTGTACTGGACTCGAAGTATTACGCGGAAGGCCACGATCCGGTGAAGGAATCGCCGTCTCGGTCTCGGTTGTTCAGCTACGCCTACCTCCTGCACGCTGACCGGCTCGCATTCCTGTGTCCGCTACTCGAACCGAAGCGTCGCCGCGTCGCTCAGACCGGAGCCGAACTGCAGATCGTCTCACCCGAGCAGTCGTTCACTCTGGACGGATACGGCAATGTCGTCCACAGCTACCTACACGACGTCCTCGTCGAGAAATCTGCTGAACTCGAAGCCTTCCGCGCCGTCGCAGAGAATCGCCTGTGTCTCGACGGCGTCGAAGAGACTGCCCTGAGCGAAGCAACGTCGATGAGCGGTCCGTTCACGTTCAAGGATACTCGGGACTTCTCGCTCCGCGTCCTCAAAGCCGCCGCCGACGAACACTCGTGGGAAGTTCGCAATCGGTACGACCTAGAGCAGGACGGTGACTGGACGCGAGAACAGATCGAGACGCGCTGTGAACAGCGCTACGAGCATACGACGACGTGTGTACCGGTGTTCTGCCGCGAGCACGGACAGGAGTGGATCGACCTCTACTTCCTCCAGAACGGTTCCGATGAAGTGGAGAAGGAAGGACCGCTGAAACTGCTCTGAACAGTAGTTCCGTCCGACAGTCTCTTTATACCTGGTTTCACACTAATCAAATAGTTGAATGAGTAACGAGATGACATCACATGACCCTCTTTCGAACGATGACGGGTTCTGGGGTCTGCTGCTCGGGAAGAAGTATGATAAAATCCCGGAGTCAGAACGGACGCTTGAAAATCTCGTATCGGACTTCTACGTTGGGCGAACGAAACGGATTGACTCCCGGTTTGAGTCAGTCGACGACCTACTCGCAGAATTAAACGACCAATCGCCAGATCGTGCACAACAGCTTCTACTCACCATCTGGGCAGAAGAAAAATGGGCTCAAAAGAGCAGCGGTGGCAACGGTTTCCAGGTGGAAACTAACTTCGAGGACGAACTCCGACGACTCGAAGATGAGGGTCTCTTCGTCGAAGAGTTGATTGACGGTTTTACACTGGTGTGGCCGAGCAAAGAGGTTCGTGTGACCACTCGGGAAGACGACCGTGTCCGAAGTCGACTGTTCGAGCGCGCCCACCCACTATTCGTTCGGAAAAATGGTGGCGGTGAGGTAGAGGTACGAGGTGCAAAGAATCGAATCAAGAAATTCTCAAAGACCTTTACGGATAGTGATGGAGTTGACAGAATAGAACGATCTCAAACGACTCAGGAGGTCATTGATGGACTTGCGTCGATCTTCAACGATGAGATTGAAGCGCTCACACTCACCGAGGTAGAGTTCCAACGAACCTATCTCCCCGATGGATCGTCCCTCTCCCTCAGCAACCCTACGGGTGTTCGAAATGACCTCAACTCAGAGGCCGTCTTTCAGGAACTAGTCGATCTACAGAGCTTATCCGAACTATCCCATCTCGGCTTCAACCACAACAAGACGGGGAAGAAGGTCGAGCTGAAAGTAGAGCGTGAAGAAACAGGATTTTACTTTGAGATCCAGGATCGGTACCTGCCCGAGTCAGAAAAGGAGGCAATTCGATTACTGATCGAGGACAAACTGGGCATCTCGTTCGATAGCATCTATCCATATGACGTCCAGCTACGAGATTCATACATCTTCCACCAGATTCTCACTGGGGCAGTTGAGACGTATAACCGATATTTCGAGGATTTACCGGAAGAAGAGCAGTCACTTCTGAACGAATTCATCGACGTAGCCGAGATTGACACATTTGAGTGCTATCGCTGTCACGAGGTGTATGAGGAAGAAAAGCCGGACAAGTGCGACGAATGTGAAGGTGATAGCTTCAGGGACGACATCCGACGGGAGGTCAGCGTTGACGATGAGGCGATCCATGAAGCAGCATTTGAGTCGCTAAAAGAGATCCGTGATACGCTTTCAGATAATGGTATCAACTTCTTGGACGTCTCAATCGATGCGTATGAGACGAAACACAACGACTACATCCGAGCCACATTCCAGGAAGTGGCGAGTGCAGGAAAAGAAGCCAACACACACCGATATGAGTACATCAACTATTGTCTCGGAAACGGCCGCCTTCCTCGACGAATTAATCAATACCTGCTAAACTCGGTTCTCGTCGTTTACGGGAAAGCGTATCTCAACGGGCGAGAACACTTCGGGACTATTGACCTACACGACCTGTTGATGACTGATTCTCCAGAGGATCTTCTTACCTCAGCGATTCGTGACAGCAAATCCCAGTTCAGAAACCGAATTATTGGTCGGGCGGACGAAGCGTTCGAACGCCTTCAGGACCTACATCAGCGCGGTGCAGCAGGCGAATTCGACGACCTCTCACAGGAGGAGCGGGAGGAACTGAAGGAGGATTACGATTACAACGAGTTTGAACGGGACGTGTTCTATCTCCTGAAATTTATGTTCCTCTTCACCGAGCGGTGGGGTCGAGAAGGAGAGACAGAAACAGATGGCTGTCTCGTAATTCCTGAAGACGACGGTTACTTCATCGCAAGTTACGACCCGAAACTCACCTACACAAAGAAGGGATACGATCTCGATGCCGGTGAGAAAAACAAAGCTGCTTGGTATATGGTTACGGAAAACCTCGGCGGTGCTCTCTCAGTTTCGCTCTCAGATGACGAAAACCTGGACGCCCACCTCTTCGTCTCGAACAAATTTCGAGAAGGTCAATTCCCCTATGTCGCCTCTCGTGTACAGGAGTGGTTCGAGCAGAGTGAAGATGTGGAGACGGGAGATATCCCAGTTGCATTCCTCCCTCTCGAATCATTGTTGTCGCTTTACGATACCTTCGACCGACACTACGATCCGATAATCGAATACCCCTCAGTGAAAGCTGCATTCAGAAGGGCATTCATAGAGAAGATCAGGAGCGGAGAGGACGGATACTCTGTTGTGGACACCGACGCCTGCGACGCCGTCGAAGAGCGAGTACTGCAGGCTTTGAAAGGGACTACCCGGAGTAGAACCCTCAAAGACCACACTGAATAGGTGCGGTCAATTCTGCGCCCCTTCTCGAAATAGTACGCCCGGACTACGTACAGGGTGATAACCGATTCTGAGGACTAAAACGGCGCGACGAGCCACTCTCCACCTTCTTTCCGTTCGAGTTGTGGACCAAAGACCTGCTGGAGCGAGTAGAGTTCGTCATCGTACCGAAGGTCGTAGGTCTTCCCGCTTCGATGAAACGACCCTTCGACGACGAACTGTATCGTGGGACTTTGATACTCCAAATCGTTCGCACGTTGATCCATCTCACGGGCGAGTTCGTTCGCCAGATCCTCGTCACTCAGGGCATCCGCGAGTCCGACGACACTCACTTTCTCGGGCACGTTATCTTTCTTGAGCCGCTGGAGGAACTCCTTCACGGGGATCTGGTGTTCGAAGGTCTCATAGGCATCTTCGATGACGAGATTGTACTGTCCGGGTATCTGTCCGGGGCCTGCCATTACCTATAGCACGTTGCCGAGGGGTCAAAAAGGGGTGCGGTACCTCAATCGTCACGTCGGAGGTCTTACAGGGAGTTAACGCGTCGAAGTGAGTTATACCGACCGCGGTAGTTGGGCGTTAGGTCGGGAGACCACTGCCAAGCGCCTCGTCGGTGGGCGACCAAGTATGCTTGTTCTGCTCAGCGAGGCCAACGTTCTGGAGACGGCTAAGAATCGAACCTACCTCGTTTCGTTCTGTGCCGTTCGAGTTTGGTTCTTCGAACGGTGAGTCTGGAAGCTCGGTCGCGTCCCCGTGGATAACACGACGGACCGCCGCACCAGTGTTCTGGCGGAGTGCCTTGAGAACGAACTGTTCCTCCTTCGTAAGCCGGTCAATCGCGTCCGCCGGCTCTTCAACGTCTCCAAGCCGTGTCTCGGGCGTCGCCCATTCGTCGAGGACAAAGTCGATTATCGTCTCCTCGCGGTGCTCGATGTTTTCTACAGACCACTCGTCGTAGTTGTTCTGGATATCCCATTGCACCCAGAGCTTCGACTCCACGTATCCCTCATCACACTTGGTCTCGAATGTAGCGTTCCCCCACTTCGAGTTCCACGGTCTGCTCGCAAGCGTGAGATTCCCGAGTCGATCAACATATGCGTCGTACCGCGCTTCAGG from Salinigranum rubrum includes:
- a CDS encoding 5-methylcytosine restriction system specificity protein McrC, whose amino-acid sequence is MSTVDEVYEYGQDTFNIPERGEIRIEGCPSSIGDQLRRASFTQQSPGVFTKSQAALDGEQEYEVVTVTVDGDENEVLHVEATDIIGVVSLTPSSKVQVDPKIDWEHIFDMLLAVYDQNRSIEYHGIPLQDFLSDDIHLDDVFVVLAINYLDGLETIHRQGYIRDLVIRRLDSLDGRGEIDVEQTLMNHARGTLEPHWIRNETEYDNAANSLLHYAGKTLLRLFRQNSHENDHPAYDRIFSEVHREVERLESMGVSSGLDRMDAYRRLSLTDLPKQRRYYQKAFDVAKAVMSSSLGQQLRDGPRELVVDYVLNMESLFEQYSQVVIERELSYIKSYDHLGGLDDVTPVRSPSVNPFEGEGQIYHEPDHALQEGDQTLAVLDSKYYAEGHDPVKESPSRSRLFSYAYLLHADRLAFLCPLLEPKRRRVAQTGAELQIVSPEQSFTLDGYGNVVHSYLHDVLVEKSAELEAFRAVAENRLCLDGVEETALSEATSMSGPFTFKDTRDFSLRVLKAAADEHSWEVRNRYDLEQDGDWTREQIETRCEQRYEHTTTCVPVFCREHGQEWIDLYFLQNGSDEVEKEGPLKLL
- a CDS encoding Cdc6/Cdc18 family protein, coding for MDELQSESVETVFENKDLVRPDTIIDEDRIVGRDDQLKTVITNLKPALQGQGIPDMLLTGPSGTGKSLIIHAVCKKIVELSEAQGMRFGVFSINCEGPGTTSRAVYRLIQEATMNIEEEPGVPESGVSTDQKLERLWEIMREHYDGVIFVLDEIDMLDGPYSEPEYNSLLYQLSRARDLGSFDGPVSVTAITNYVDFMSDLNSRANSSFNPDEVFFEDYDATQLRHILRNREDAFKQEALASDVVPLVAAFGSQTHGDARKAIDLLRWSGELADKQGDERVLETHVRTAQERYDSDRKLRHIGGLSTQKKLCIFAVAATDYYSNVSVDWIPAGPSYSLYQYVCDVLDSDSYGRETFVNHVTEQATYGILEFDRRGRGRGKGIHMHFDLAEDPESIMERILEDDRFSELEREEEMMRSVAKSQMNSFLN
- a CDS encoding HNH endonuclease, translating into MHAHHRQSLRDGGWHHLGNLVTVCQYCHDGIHGHPTGSGYGVGGFNGLRVLRTAGRAFLRGLRWVLR
- a CDS encoding HNH endonuclease family protein; protein product: MYSKASSQDLRYLFYFYNEHRADEKGERGGPSLTEAMSNEYTVEHIWPQSPDELPLEDADEYPSPEARYDAYVDRLGNLTLASRPWNSKWGNATFETKCDEGYVESKLWVQWDIQNNYDEWSVENIEHREETIIDFVLDEWATPETRLGDVEEPADAIDRLTKEEQFVLKALRQNTGAAVRRVIHGDATELPDSPFEEPNSNGTERNEVGSILSRLQNVGLAEQNKHTWSPTDEALGSGLPT
- a CDS encoding type 2 periplasmic-binding domain-containing protein is translated as MSNEMTSHDPLSNDDGFWGLLLGKKYDKIPESERTLENLVSDFYVGRTKRIDSRFESVDDLLAELNDQSPDRAQQLLLTIWAEEKWAQKSSGGNGFQVETNFEDELRRLEDEGLFVEELIDGFTLVWPSKEVRVTTREDDRVRSRLFERAHPLFVRKNGGGEVEVRGAKNRIKKFSKTFTDSDGVDRIERSQTTQEVIDGLASIFNDEIEALTLTEVEFQRTYLPDGSSLSLSNPTGVRNDLNSEAVFQELVDLQSLSELSHLGFNHNKTGKKVELKVEREETGFYFEIQDRYLPESEKEAIRLLIEDKLGISFDSIYPYDVQLRDSYIFHQILTGAVETYNRYFEDLPEEEQSLLNEFIDVAEIDTFECYRCHEVYEEEKPDKCDECEGDSFRDDIRREVSVDDEAIHEAAFESLKEIRDTLSDNGINFLDVSIDAYETKHNDYIRATFQEVASAGKEANTHRYEYINYCLGNGRLPRRINQYLLNSVLVVYGKAYLNGREHFGTIDLHDLLMTDSPEDLLTSAIRDSKSQFRNRIIGRADEAFERLQDLHQRGAAGEFDDLSQEEREELKEDYDYNEFERDVFYLLKFMFLFTERWGREGETETDGCLVIPEDDGYFIASYDPKLTYTKKGYDLDAGEKNKAAWYMVTENLGGALSVSLSDDENLDAHLFVSNKFREGQFPYVASRVQEWFEQSEDVETGDIPVAFLPLESLLSLYDTFDRHYDPIIEYPSVKAAFRRAFIEKIRSGEDGYSVVDTDACDAVEERVLQALKGTTRSRTLKDHTE
- a CDS encoding AAA family ATPase, which translates into the protein MSDSSDDYTLEDAKDEVGILRRVTDDVVEAIRNAESEDVLEFLIEDEKLDVVHDGERGLGRIRRAVLESPLASDRLKRVVSLRGDETPEEILVPKDVERNAKVALEAGKPVVLYGPTGTGKTTFAKQLARETGIGYALNTATPSWTPSDIIGGISPDYTGDSLSYRTKLGCVSEAVQRARQFDVEYGVILDEITRADISKIFGPLYTAIENPHQTIFETDEGETIELDERVNIICTMNMSDRTVNELDNAITRRFAMIELDEYEEDKRRQLFKDWITTHVTDHTDLGESEILRLFERDYQGINHGHESTSQGSIMRFGPMHYRDVAVFLGVGCREGGVYEYDQTDAVGQAFRTYIVPRLLNAAAFPQIERIAEHYRAMNGEFEEFDLAPAAELAERELEQERRQMGSYE